From the Solanum lycopersicum chromosome 10, SLM_r2.1 genome, one window contains:
- the LOC101268727 gene encoding agamous-like MADS-box protein AGL62 has product MENKKAKGRQKIPMKKMKNEKALLSSFSKRRDGLFKVANNLVKEFDVDIGIIVFAPTGKPYSFFHPTADAVISRFQNPDTQLSDETHLAMVFAQNSVNQLEKKLEELDIKEKIESDRTNYLDQMTETRQKGWWESIEQLNEDEVSKFEAWLNVASFTMHYRLNQSIVSS; this is encoded by the coding sequence ATGGAGAATAAAAAGGCTAAAGGACGTCAAAAGATaccaatgaaaaaaatgaaaaatgaaaaggcCTTGTTAAGTTCATTTTCAAAGCGCCGTGATGGTTTGTTCAAAGTAGCGAATAATCTCGTAAAAGAATTTGATGTTGACATTGGAATAATAGTGTTTGCTCCTACTGGTAAGCcttattcattttttcaccCTACAGCTGATGCAGTCATTTCTCGTTTTCAGAATCCTGATACGCAGTTAAGTGATGAAACTCACCTGGCCATGGTTTTTGCTCAAAATTCGGTGAATCAACTCGAAAAAAAGCTTGAAGAACTTgacatcaaagaaaaaattgaaagtgaTCGAACAAATTATCTTGACCAAATGACAGAAACTAGACAGAAAGGTTGGTGGGAATCGATTGAGCAACTTAATGAAGATGAAGTGTCCAAGTTTGAAGCATGGTTGAATGTTGCTAGTTTTACTATGCACTACCGTTTGAACCAATCAATTGTTTCATCCTAA
- the LOC101268438 gene encoding uncharacterized protein: protein MKQKAQKFKPELSSKIKEEITKQIESRLMKLTQYLTWLANVVPVAKKDGKIRIRVNYRDLNEASPKDNFPLPNIHILIDTWLGMKCSHLWIVTTSTGATPYLLVYGTEAVIPAEVEIPSLRIIQEAELSNAEWVGKRIDQLTLIDEKRMVVVCHGQIYRQIMIRVFHKRVRARIFEVSKLVLKRIFPHQDEYKEKFASNWQGP from the exons ATGAAGCAAAAGGCTCAGAAGTTCAAGCCTGAACTAAGTTCAAAGATCAAAGAAGAGATCACCAAGCAAATAGAATCTCGATTGATGAAATTGACACAATACCTAACTTGGTTAGCCAATGTTGTTCCAGTTGCCAAGAAAGATGGGAAAATCAGGATTCGTGTCAACTATAGGGATCTCAACGAAGCTAGCCCGAAGGATAATTTTCCGTTgccaaatattcatattttgattgataCCTGGCTAGGCATGaaatgcagtcatttgtggattgttac AACATCGACTGGAGCTACTCCGTACTTGCTAGTGTATGGGACAGAAGCAGTCATACCCGCCGAAGTTGAAATACCATCCTTGAGAATTATCCAAGAAGCTGAGTTGAGTAATGCTGAATGGGTTGGCAAGCGGATTGATCAGTTGACCTTGATCGACGAGAAGAGAATGGTCGTCGTTTGTCATGGTCAAATATATCGACAGATAATGATTCGTGTTTTTCACAAGAGAGTAAGAGCTAGAATTTTTGAAGTTAGTAAGTTGGTTCTTAAGCGCATTTTCCCTCATCAAGACgaatacaaagaaaaatttgCATCAAATTGGCAAGGACCCTAA